The Polyangiaceae bacterium genome includes a region encoding these proteins:
- a CDS encoding DUF4175 family protein — MNDATPLLSRLAAAWRKPVGVSSRQALSALFMCALFAGAHLARIGTPLARITTGSLLLGSIALFFVRWWKERRDWFDPRRTLERTLLPADKKLGERALRALSLVQRTHREDGAGSKELAQVHFERLLARASVDAVAEAADRRATTFRRISLALVLAAFAALAVGPPRVLEGIDVLLARGGRAPVPMPWLDALRVTAQPPSYLRQSDRHLFPSIPARLPAGTLLSIHGVPLRDGRQLVLTDGDGEVPFVSDGRGGVVARWTVERDAELVVAARFGKVLIEEPDKVTVENQPDELPVVTLEGAPKTLKLADVSRVELRYEALDDHGLRQVDLVLRSGGREERRTLAKLDGNKTSERGGHALTPRDPFLRRMFLPVVVTVEARDDDPVGGPKWGVSEAITLIPPAVGEPEANRYAALLGARNLTTDFLAWQMLEKGELAAKDRSKEERRRAERVADAMQNAVDDVYGGLTVPDGLRAFLLGQMRILTRAPRPGESVQRKTEEVVLGVDVALSTVATHDAQSVAKRLGDVAEEAAAGAEQARESEKRKLGLTRLDSAIAALDEGAERLGTLGALGRDLGSVTLADLGRVKRARKSEDLFHAELAARHLAARLRRPTPSFGSAQRGGVESGTPGQNGAHGGSPSQASERFDQLASELEQLVQEHASEIDQVEQALGEAEQGVDLDSLKDEARERADAIRRSLGGLPQTGADPGSGRAAAALGKEHAGSMAQSLERLSLSDAVQSGKDALSALEDAERKAKSPRSPSDWVDEEDLSRSREEVKRQLGWAQEQLDKLKRQAEAKAKAQLEKSGEREQGHSRRAGNLAARGKNGETALPQDALEALERAEGLMRQAARALSEGKGEKGLSLQREAQRQLERSNNGKTTDTESDRPEPSSGKESGNGGIRTGGDVPKKDDGKRAEEFRRRVLRGLGKAKDGRLAPAVRRYAEGLLE; from the coding sequence GTGAACGACGCGACGCCGCTCCTGTCTCGCCTCGCGGCTGCTTGGCGCAAGCCCGTGGGCGTCTCGTCGCGTCAGGCGCTGAGCGCGCTATTCATGTGCGCGCTGTTCGCTGGAGCGCACCTCGCGCGCATCGGCACCCCGCTGGCCCGCATCACCACGGGCAGCCTGCTGCTGGGGTCCATCGCGCTCTTCTTCGTGCGCTGGTGGAAAGAGCGGCGGGACTGGTTCGATCCGCGGCGCACCCTGGAGCGCACGCTGCTGCCCGCCGACAAGAAGCTCGGCGAGCGCGCGCTGCGAGCCCTGAGCCTGGTGCAGCGGACCCATCGGGAAGACGGCGCCGGCTCCAAGGAGCTGGCCCAGGTCCACTTCGAGCGCCTGTTGGCGCGGGCGTCGGTGGATGCCGTGGCGGAGGCCGCGGATCGGCGCGCGACCACGTTCCGTCGCATCTCGCTGGCGCTGGTGCTGGCGGCGTTCGCGGCGCTGGCGGTGGGGCCGCCGCGGGTGCTGGAGGGGATCGACGTGCTCTTGGCGCGGGGCGGCCGCGCGCCGGTGCCCATGCCCTGGCTCGACGCGCTGAGGGTCACGGCCCAGCCGCCTTCGTACCTGCGGCAGTCGGACCGGCACTTGTTTCCGAGCATTCCAGCGCGGCTTCCGGCGGGGACGCTGCTCTCCATCCACGGCGTGCCGCTTCGCGACGGGCGGCAGCTGGTGCTCACCGACGGCGACGGCGAAGTGCCCTTCGTGAGCGACGGTCGCGGCGGCGTGGTGGCGCGCTGGACGGTGGAGCGCGACGCGGAGCTGGTGGTCGCTGCCCGCTTCGGCAAGGTGCTGATCGAGGAACCGGACAAGGTCACGGTGGAGAACCAGCCGGACGAGCTGCCCGTCGTCACGTTGGAGGGGGCCCCCAAGACCCTGAAGTTGGCGGACGTCTCGCGGGTGGAGCTTCGCTACGAGGCCCTCGACGATCACGGGCTGAGGCAGGTGGACCTGGTGCTGCGCTCCGGAGGGCGGGAAGAGCGCCGCACGCTGGCCAAGCTCGACGGCAACAAGACCAGCGAGCGTGGTGGTCACGCGCTGACGCCGCGGGATCCGTTCCTGCGCCGCATGTTCCTTCCCGTGGTGGTGACCGTTGAAGCGCGCGATGACGATCCCGTGGGCGGCCCCAAGTGGGGCGTGAGCGAAGCCATCACCTTGATTCCGCCGGCCGTGGGGGAGCCGGAAGCCAATCGCTACGCTGCCCTGCTCGGCGCCCGCAATCTGACCACGGACTTCCTCGCGTGGCAGATGCTGGAGAAGGGCGAGCTAGCGGCCAAGGACCGCAGCAAGGAAGAACGGCGCCGAGCCGAGCGCGTCGCGGATGCGATGCAGAACGCCGTGGACGACGTGTACGGTGGGCTCACGGTGCCCGACGGCCTGCGCGCGTTTTTGCTGGGACAGATGCGCATCCTCACCCGTGCGCCGCGGCCGGGGGAATCGGTGCAGCGCAAGACGGAGGAGGTCGTGCTGGGGGTGGACGTCGCGCTCTCCACCGTGGCGACCCACGATGCGCAGAGCGTGGCCAAACGCTTGGGTGACGTCGCCGAGGAAGCGGCGGCGGGCGCGGAGCAGGCGCGGGAGAGCGAGAAGCGAAAGCTCGGGCTCACGCGGCTGGATTCGGCCATCGCGGCCCTCGACGAGGGCGCCGAGCGTCTGGGAACGCTGGGGGCGTTGGGTCGCGACCTGGGCAGTGTGACGCTGGCGGATCTCGGTCGCGTCAAACGCGCCCGCAAGTCGGAAGATCTGTTTCACGCCGAGCTCGCCGCACGGCATCTGGCGGCCCGGCTCCGGCGGCCGACGCCTTCCTTCGGCAGTGCTCAGCGCGGCGGCGTGGAGTCCGGAACGCCGGGGCAGAACGGCGCTCACGGCGGTTCGCCCTCGCAGGCGTCGGAGCGCTTCGATCAGCTGGCCAGCGAGCTGGAGCAGCTGGTGCAAGAGCACGCGAGCGAGATCGACCAGGTGGAGCAGGCGCTCGGCGAGGCGGAGCAGGGCGTGGATCTCGACAGCCTGAAGGACGAAGCGCGGGAGCGTGCGGATGCCATTCGCCGCTCTCTCGGCGGCTTGCCGCAGACGGGTGCGGACCCCGGTTCCGGTCGTGCGGCGGCGGCGCTCGGGAAGGAGCACGCGGGCTCGATGGCGCAGTCCCTGGAACGGCTGTCGCTTTCCGATGCGGTGCAGAGCGGCAAGGACGCCCTGAGCGCCCTGGAAGACGCCGAGCGCAAGGCAAAGTCGCCGCGCAGTCCTTCGGACTGGGTCGACGAAGAGGATCTCTCCCGCAGCCGCGAGGAAGTGAAGCGTCAGCTCGGCTGGGCCCAGGAGCAGCTCGACAAGCTCAAGCGCCAGGCCGAAGCGAAGGCCAAGGCTCAGCTGGAGAAGTCCGGGGAGCGCGAACAAGGCCATTCGCGCCGCGCGGGTAACCTGGCGGCCCGGGGCAAGAACGGCGAGACGGCGCTGCCCCAAGACGCTCTCGAGGCGCTGGAGCGCGCCGAGGGCTTGATGCGGCAAGCGGCGCGAGCGTTGAGCGAAGGCAAGGGGGAGAAGGGTCTGTCGCTGCAGCGCGAGGCGCAGCGCCAACTGGAGCGCTCGAACAACGGCAAGACGACGGACACCGAGAGCGATCGACCGGAACCGAGCTCCGGCAAGGAGAGCGGCAACGGGGGCATCCGCACCGGCGGGGACGTGCCCAAGAAGGACGACGGCAAGCGGGCGGAGGAGTTCCGCCGCCGCGTGCTGCGTGGCCTGGGCAAAGCCAAAGACGGGCGTTTGGCGCCCGCCGTTCGACGCTACGCGGAGGGGCTCTTGGAATGA
- a CDS encoding (Fe-S)-binding protein, with protein MNPVAMAVVILSLVGVFLWSAHNRWGLLKVGDHTHESRFDQVGERLGRVWTFAFFQKKMRYYLAAGLAHNLIFFGFLVLLLRSLILWGRGFDPSFSFWVLGPEQPLGQVYDFLKDIFAVFVLVGVSVFVYFRVINPQKRMALGWEGLLILGIIAVMMLADIFYDGAAMNLSHGYATACGSGAPDEWCQRAQTIIAPYGGVAAHASFAPYPSPAGSLAATLVAGASVPTLVVIAHVGFWTHATLVLVFLNILPYSKHFHIITAIPNVFTSDISPRGRLRPMAKDTEQLMGFVEKAMEREDMLAARIGYARIEHFTWKDVLDFYTCTECGRCSDNCPAYTTGKILSPKHLTLDLRDHLYARQEEFLEMGDVPRVKLELPPADGEEAAEEEPKEEEAKAEGEESSTEEKEPAYKPVDLVPNVIHEDVLWACTTCRACEEQCPVMITYVDKIVQMRRNLVIIKGEFPAELQKPFEGMEVNGNPWNLSRMDRATWTEGLDVKTFAEKPDAEVLYWVGCAASYDDRAKKIARATAQLLSQAGVDFAILGEEETCTGDSARRAGNEYLFTMLAETNIATIKGYQEQGGAKTILTTCPHCFNTLANEYPDLGGKFEVVHHADYLLELVAKKKLDPKKSVKAKVVYHDSCYLGRYNDIYDSPREILKAIPGVQLFEPEYWTKNKGLCCGAGGAQMWMEEQNKDRVNVKRTKQLIETGAETIASACPFCMTMLTDGIKDQSKEDDVKNMDVVELLAIACGIDEKAKAAPEPEESEAETEKEEAETTA; from the coding sequence ATGAATCCCGTAGCAATGGCCGTCGTCATCCTGAGCCTCGTCGGCGTGTTCCTGTGGAGCGCGCACAACCGCTGGGGCTTGCTCAAGGTCGGTGATCACACCCACGAGAGTCGCTTCGATCAAGTCGGCGAGCGGCTGGGCCGGGTTTGGACCTTCGCCTTCTTCCAGAAGAAGATGCGCTACTACCTGGCCGCGGGGCTGGCCCATAACCTGATCTTCTTCGGGTTTTTGGTGCTGCTCTTGCGCTCCCTGATCCTGTGGGGGCGCGGCTTCGATCCGAGCTTCAGCTTCTGGGTGCTCGGGCCGGAACAGCCCCTCGGTCAAGTCTACGACTTCCTCAAGGACATCTTTGCGGTGTTCGTGCTCGTGGGCGTGAGCGTGTTCGTCTACTTCCGCGTGATCAACCCGCAGAAGCGGATGGCCCTCGGCTGGGAAGGCCTGCTCATCCTCGGGATCATCGCGGTGATGATGCTGGCGGACATCTTCTACGACGGTGCCGCGATGAACCTGAGCCATGGCTACGCCACTGCATGTGGCAGTGGTGCGCCGGACGAGTGGTGCCAGCGCGCCCAGACGATCATCGCGCCCTACGGCGGCGTGGCGGCGCACGCGAGCTTTGCGCCGTATCCGTCCCCGGCCGGGTCCCTGGCCGCCACTCTGGTGGCCGGAGCCAGCGTTCCGACCCTGGTCGTGATCGCCCACGTGGGGTTCTGGACGCACGCCACCCTGGTGCTCGTGTTCCTGAACATCCTGCCGTACTCGAAGCACTTCCACATCATCACCGCCATTCCCAACGTCTTCACCAGCGACATCTCTCCCCGGGGCCGGCTGCGGCCGATGGCGAAGGACACGGAACAGCTGATGGGCTTCGTGGAGAAGGCCATGGAGCGCGAGGACATGCTGGCCGCGCGCATCGGCTACGCCCGTATCGAGCACTTCACCTGGAAGGACGTGCTCGATTTCTACACCTGCACCGAGTGCGGGCGTTGCTCGGACAACTGTCCGGCCTACACCACCGGCAAGATCCTCAGCCCCAAGCACCTCACGTTGGATCTGCGCGATCACCTCTACGCGCGCCAAGAAGAGTTCCTCGAGATGGGAGACGTTCCCCGCGTCAAGCTCGAGCTACCCCCGGCGGACGGCGAAGAAGCCGCCGAGGAGGAACCCAAAGAGGAAGAAGCAAAGGCCGAGGGCGAAGAGAGCAGCACAGAGGAGAAGGAGCCGGCGTACAAGCCGGTGGATCTGGTGCCCAACGTCATCCACGAAGACGTGCTGTGGGCCTGCACCACCTGCCGCGCCTGCGAAGAGCAGTGCCCGGTGATGATCACCTACGTCGACAAGATCGTGCAGATGCGTCGGAACCTCGTGATCATCAAGGGCGAGTTCCCGGCGGAGCTGCAGAAGCCCTTCGAGGGCATGGAGGTCAACGGCAACCCCTGGAACCTGTCGCGCATGGATCGGGCGACCTGGACCGAGGGGTTGGACGTGAAAACCTTCGCGGAAAAGCCCGACGCCGAGGTGCTCTACTGGGTCGGTTGTGCCGCCAGCTACGACGACCGCGCCAAGAAGATCGCCCGCGCCACCGCTCAGCTCCTGAGCCAGGCCGGCGTGGATTTCGCCATCTTGGGTGAAGAAGAGACCTGCACCGGGGACTCGGCGCGCCGCGCCGGCAACGAGTACCTGTTCACCATGCTGGCGGAGACCAACATCGCCACCATCAAGGGCTACCAAGAGCAGGGCGGCGCCAAGACCATCCTCACCACCTGCCCGCACTGCTTCAACACGCTGGCCAACGAGTATCCGGATCTCGGAGGCAAGTTCGAGGTCGTGCACCACGCGGACTATCTGCTCGAGCTGGTCGCCAAGAAGAAGCTCGATCCCAAGAAGAGCGTGAAGGCCAAGGTCGTCTATCACGACTCCTGCTACCTCGGTCGCTACAACGACATCTACGATTCACCGCGGGAGATCTTGAAAGCGATTCCGGGCGTGCAGCTCTTCGAGCCGGAGTACTGGACCAAGAACAAGGGTCTGTGCTGCGGCGCCGGCGGCGCGCAGATGTGGATGGAAGAGCAGAACAAGGACCGCGTGAACGTCAAGCGCACCAAGCAGCTGATCGAGACGGGGGCGGAGACCATCGCCAGCGCGTGTCCGTTCTGCATGACCATGCTGACGGACGGCATCAAGGATCAGTCCAAGGAAGACGACGTGAAGAACATGGACGTCGTCGAGCTCCTGGCCATCGCGTGTGGCATCGACGAAAAGGCCAAGGCCGCGCCGGAGCCAGAAGAGAGCGAAGCCGAGACCGAGAAGGAAGAGGCGGAAACCACCGCTTGA
- a CDS encoding CPBP family intramembrane metalloprotease, translating to MALIVFPPFWLGWLYWWHPHQAFHPAPPPSFSQDVLGQLLVIALPEEAFYRGYLQTSFDDAFRGRVRVLGAELGPGILIASALFALGHIATEVHPNRLAVFFPALVFGWLRVRTRGIGAGMVFHALSNLLTAYLAHSYMLGR from the coding sequence ATGGCGCTCATCGTCTTTCCGCCGTTCTGGCTCGGCTGGCTGTACTGGTGGCATCCGCATCAGGCGTTTCACCCCGCACCGCCGCCGTCGTTCTCACAAGACGTGCTCGGTCAGCTGCTCGTCATCGCGCTTCCGGAAGAAGCGTTCTATCGCGGCTACCTGCAGACGTCCTTCGACGATGCCTTTCGCGGTCGGGTGCGCGTGCTCGGTGCCGAGCTCGGGCCGGGCATCTTGATCGCCAGCGCGCTGTTCGCCCTCGGTCACATCGCCACCGAGGTGCACCCCAATCGCCTGGCGGTGTTCTTTCCCGCGTTGGTCTTCGGTTGGCTGCGCGTGCGCACGCGCGGCATCGGTGCCGGCATGGTGTTCCACGCGCTATCCAACTTGCTGACGGCGTACCTAGCGCACAGCTACATGCTGGGGCGCTGA
- a CDS encoding YXWGXW repeat-containing protein, with protein MLNRVLALAVTLALSSCGGALPQPNAKAPPDESFEVVPYPPPSALVEIVPPAPRSDAVWVNGYWSWGGRFYVWERGGWVLPPVGTYVCPWSARYEDDGTLLYAKTTWHAANGRVIDAPPFLLPAATPPTEETPEPATVP; from the coding sequence GTGCTGAACCGTGTGCTTGCGCTGGCCGTGACGCTCGCGCTCTCGTCGTGTGGTGGCGCTTTGCCCCAGCCCAACGCAAAAGCGCCTCCCGACGAGAGCTTCGAGGTCGTGCCCTATCCGCCACCATCCGCGCTGGTGGAGATCGTTCCGCCAGCGCCGCGCTCGGATGCCGTGTGGGTCAACGGCTACTGGTCTTGGGGCGGACGTTTCTACGTGTGGGAGCGCGGCGGCTGGGTGCTACCGCCCGTCGGAACCTACGTCTGCCCCTGGTCTGCACGCTACGAGGACGACGGGACTCTGCTGTACGCGAAGACCACGTGGCACGCGGCCAACGGTCGCGTCATCGACGCACCGCCCTTCTTGCTTCCGGCGGCAACGCCGCCAACGGAAGAAACGCCGGAGCCCGCGACGGTTCCCTGA
- a CDS encoding HEAT repeat domain-containing protein, protein MVDAQLDIGDGNFKKGRFNPFVILIGFVAVVGLAVFLFIGLKQDAEKLTVEQAEEQKKALFVLPKDEQIPKWREWAKTDRSDELRAEALKQLAWAKDPEGVDLAIAALKSESEPVQAMAATALAEYGKPLADKARGPLLEALKKAGPGCKPQMAWALVVLGEAQAFDQIMELYRAGHLSKVQRLGGGVAFDPEKIVNLVSLDKLATLADDKSPAVRQLVATVLSRNAEPKWTDALIKLVQDNDGEIARQAAPGLGKIGDERAREPLLKALKGADKDSRVKYLEALRDGIGTQGLVLALDSVSDEVEKGWFQTKQIFDMIHLLADPRGGDSLEKYIETKPHIHWQTEAAIAMAEVGDVRAAPTLAKRLRMDPLKIYSDQYDHEQLLKRDDNERVVSARMLADLAILHPDKRDKLREDAEDAVIFWIHELPSPHANGLRALAAMGSEKDIDALRKWANPDAPLPKEGQQPPFPEEWVIAQSAMRYVGWLKDEPSWKVLDKSLTRRPADLDVTMDGLMQGGVAILGMALRAIGVGAAHGFSEWGDEKAFKPLLEYVEEPKNNEQSRMEACGAMAWVANNDDMLTVAKKIQEYDKADKADSFRRACLLETLITRPIPGTSAAMMELLKPEAAIATRHQAARAIGKAGFDKETENKLFELMGTETLMNDAALALILGGTPDVAARAVAMYADKHKTALEELGDLWYRSFGYWSNEDLEKGRIFRWVDNAVAISHVEIKQTPQEWAPVLLMKQFDNLQFDNGPHSFTRVVLRYRLWQMAQDESKPELMTGAIRSLKFMKEQGVLLALRDGKGKSGELAKQAYFELMNPKVITGVKVPEEDKK, encoded by the coding sequence ATGGTCGACGCGCAACTCGACATTGGCGACGGGAACTTCAAAAAAGGCCGCTTCAACCCGTTCGTGATTCTCATCGGCTTCGTCGCCGTCGTGGGGCTCGCCGTCTTCTTGTTCATCGGCCTGAAGCAGGACGCCGAGAAGCTTACGGTAGAGCAAGCCGAGGAGCAGAAGAAAGCGCTCTTCGTTCTACCCAAAGACGAGCAGATCCCGAAGTGGCGGGAGTGGGCAAAGACGGATCGGAGCGACGAGCTCCGCGCCGAAGCGCTGAAGCAGCTGGCGTGGGCCAAGGACCCCGAGGGCGTGGACCTGGCCATCGCTGCGCTGAAGAGCGAGTCGGAGCCCGTGCAGGCCATGGCGGCCACGGCCCTCGCGGAATACGGCAAGCCCCTCGCGGACAAGGCGCGGGGGCCGCTGCTGGAGGCGCTCAAGAAGGCGGGCCCGGGTTGCAAACCGCAAATGGCGTGGGCGCTGGTGGTGCTGGGCGAGGCGCAGGCCTTCGATCAGATCATGGAGCTGTATCGCGCCGGACACCTGTCCAAGGTGCAACGCCTGGGGGGTGGCGTCGCGTTCGACCCGGAAAAGATCGTCAATCTGGTGAGCTTGGACAAGCTCGCCACCCTCGCCGACGACAAGAGCCCGGCGGTGCGGCAGCTGGTGGCCACGGTGCTGAGCCGCAACGCCGAGCCCAAGTGGACCGACGCGCTGATCAAGCTGGTTCAGGACAACGACGGCGAGATCGCGCGGCAAGCCGCGCCCGGCCTGGGCAAGATCGGGGACGAGCGCGCTCGCGAGCCGCTGCTCAAGGCGCTCAAGGGCGCCGACAAGGACAGCCGGGTCAAGTACCTGGAGGCGCTGCGCGACGGTATCGGCACTCAGGGTCTGGTGCTCGCCCTCGATAGCGTGAGCGACGAGGTCGAAAAGGGCTGGTTCCAGACCAAGCAGATCTTCGACATGATCCACCTGCTGGCGGATCCGCGTGGCGGGGACTCCCTCGAGAAGTACATCGAGACCAAGCCCCACATCCACTGGCAGACGGAAGCTGCCATCGCCATGGCGGAGGTGGGAGACGTACGGGCGGCGCCGACCCTGGCTAAGCGCCTGCGCATGGACCCGCTCAAGATCTACAGCGACCAATACGACCACGAGCAGCTCCTCAAGCGCGACGACAACGAACGCGTGGTGAGCGCCCGCATGCTCGCGGATCTGGCGATCCTTCATCCCGACAAGCGCGACAAGCTCCGCGAGGACGCCGAGGACGCGGTCATCTTCTGGATCCACGAGCTGCCCTCGCCCCATGCCAACGGCCTGCGCGCCCTGGCCGCGATGGGCTCCGAGAAGGACATCGACGCCCTGCGAAAGTGGGCGAATCCGGACGCGCCGTTGCCCAAGGAGGGGCAGCAGCCGCCGTTCCCGGAGGAATGGGTCATCGCCCAGAGCGCCATGCGCTACGTGGGCTGGCTGAAGGACGAGCCGTCCTGGAAGGTGCTGGACAAGTCCCTCACGCGTCGTCCCGCAGATCTGGACGTGACCATGGACGGCCTGATGCAGGGCGGCGTCGCGATCTTGGGCATGGCCCTGCGCGCCATCGGCGTGGGCGCGGCCCACGGCTTCTCCGAGTGGGGTGACGAGAAGGCCTTCAAGCCCCTGCTCGAGTACGTGGAAGAGCCGAAGAACAACGAGCAGAGCCGGATGGAAGCCTGCGGCGCGATGGCGTGGGTCGCCAACAACGACGACATGCTCACCGTCGCCAAGAAGATCCAAGAGTATGACAAGGCCGACAAGGCCGACTCGTTCCGTCGTGCCTGCCTGCTGGAGACGCTCATCACGCGGCCCATTCCGGGAACTTCCGCGGCCATGATGGAGCTGCTCAAGCCCGAGGCGGCCATCGCCACGCGGCACCAGGCGGCGCGCGCCATCGGCAAGGCGGGTTTCGACAAGGAGACCGAAAACAAGCTGTTCGAGCTGATGGGGACCGAGACCCTGATGAACGACGCAGCGCTCGCTCTGATCTTGGGTGGAACCCCGGATGTCGCGGCGCGAGCCGTGGCCATGTACGCCGACAAGCACAAGACAGCTCTCGAGGAGCTCGGTGACCTCTGGTACCGGAGCTTCGGCTACTGGTCCAACGAGGACCTGGAGAAGGGGCGCATCTTCCGCTGGGTGGACAACGCCGTCGCCATCTCCCACGTGGAGATCAAGCAGACACCGCAGGAGTGGGCGCCGGTGCTGCTGATGAAGCAGTTCGACAACCTGCAGTTCGACAACGGCCCGCACTCCTTCACGCGCGTCGTGCTGCGCTACCGTTTGTGGCAGATGGCACAGGACGAGAGCAAGCCGGAGCTCATGACCGGGGCCATTCGCAGCCTCAAGTTCATGAAGGAGCAGGGCGTGCTCTTGGCGCTGCGGGATGGCAAGGGCAAGAGCGGCGAGCTGGCCAAGCAGGCCTACTTCGAGCTCATGAACCCCAAGGTCATCACCGGCGTGAAGGTTCCCGAGGAAGACAAGAAGTGA
- a CDS encoding BamA/TamA family outer membrane protein, with protein MMLACAKLPHGRAAIDAVDVEGNDTVSGGDIEEKMATRSSPKFLGLFRGVVFDYEVFDLYVLQRDLARVERYYRARGFYKARARAGRVYYVDPHHVRVEVQVLEGPPTSIAKIAIQGLDGVDDDTATLAREAVDLRLEKGARFEEDSFSEAEDALRRALTDNGYAWAKVKRTAQVDLPSDRAFVRFDVEPGPVAHYGQISVSGLEDLPESKLRNALLLTPGDRYSTAEIEDAQQAALDLGVFSSVEIQSKLGEGPNPERVVPLHVQVQPSTLHAVKLGVGAQLDVTRADVHLIAGWEHKNLFGGLRHFSVELRPGLVFYPTRFPSLQPPTHYLPEAKLHSELRQPGFIEGRTNGFVRGEYNIYPVLLSTEVDSKAPILGYREAKGTVGVDRKFWRFYARPSYNVEYNTPFAYAGQLDSALDPLFISYGSLFGTLDFRDDDVEPHQGVFLAGEVQVAGGPFGGDAQDVKLEPEARFYVPLGRDLTLAMRAATGFVFPRNYGDSIESNAKNRRPPPGVSRDAWARDVQIAFFRALFSGGPSSNRGYGLHGVGPHGVIPFFRPDLAAQQLTTSCDPQSPDYDSARCALPLGGLTRWEASIGLRYDISDPLSGAVFCDSSDVAPTELTFRFDRPHLSCGVGARYGTPVGPVRLDLGYRVPGLQTLGDDSGEGVPPTLFGAPIAVHIAIGEAF; from the coding sequence ATGATGCTTGCGTGTGCCAAGTTGCCACACGGGCGCGCGGCCATCGACGCCGTGGACGTCGAGGGAAACGACACGGTGTCGGGCGGAGACATCGAGGAGAAGATGGCCACGCGCTCTAGCCCGAAGTTCCTCGGGCTCTTCCGCGGAGTGGTGTTCGACTACGAGGTATTCGACCTCTACGTGCTGCAACGCGATCTGGCGCGCGTGGAGCGCTACTACCGCGCGCGTGGCTTCTACAAGGCGCGCGCCCGGGCGGGGCGCGTCTACTACGTGGATCCGCACCACGTCCGCGTCGAGGTGCAGGTGCTGGAAGGTCCGCCCACGTCGATCGCGAAGATCGCGATCCAAGGTCTCGACGGCGTGGACGACGACACGGCGACGTTGGCCCGGGAAGCGGTGGATCTACGGCTCGAGAAGGGCGCACGCTTCGAGGAGGACAGCTTCTCGGAAGCCGAGGACGCGCTGCGGCGCGCCCTGACGGATAACGGCTACGCCTGGGCGAAAGTGAAGCGCACGGCGCAGGTCGACCTGCCGAGCGACCGTGCCTTCGTTCGTTTCGACGTGGAGCCGGGGCCGGTGGCCCACTACGGCCAGATCAGCGTCTCCGGCCTCGAAGACTTGCCGGAGAGCAAGCTCCGGAATGCCCTGTTGCTGACCCCGGGCGACCGCTACTCCACGGCCGAGATAGAGGATGCGCAACAAGCGGCGCTGGATCTCGGCGTGTTCAGCTCCGTCGAGATCCAATCCAAGCTGGGCGAGGGTCCGAATCCGGAGCGTGTGGTGCCGCTGCACGTGCAGGTGCAGCCGAGCACTCTGCACGCCGTGAAGCTCGGCGTGGGCGCCCAGCTGGACGTCACCCGCGCCGACGTGCATCTGATCGCCGGCTGGGAGCACAAGAACCTGTTCGGCGGTCTGCGCCATTTCAGCGTCGAGCTGCGCCCCGGGCTGGTGTTCTACCCCACGCGCTTTCCATCGCTGCAGCCGCCCACGCACTACCTTCCGGAAGCCAAACTCCACAGCGAGCTCCGACAACCCGGGTTCATCGAGGGGCGCACCAACGGCTTCGTCCGCGGCGAGTACAACATCTACCCGGTGCTGCTCTCCACGGAGGTGGATTCCAAGGCGCCCATCTTGGGCTACCGCGAGGCGAAGGGCACCGTCGGCGTCGACCGCAAGTTCTGGCGCTTCTACGCGCGGCCCAGCTACAACGTCGAATACAACACGCCGTTCGCCTACGCCGGGCAGCTGGATAGCGCCCTCGATCCGCTGTTCATCTCCTACGGCAGCCTGTTCGGTACTCTGGACTTTCGTGACGACGACGTGGAGCCGCACCAAGGCGTGTTCCTCGCCGGAGAAGTGCAAGTGGCCGGCGGGCCCTTCGGCGGCGACGCCCAGGACGTGAAGCTCGAGCCCGAGGCGCGCTTCTACGTTCCGCTGGGTCGCGATCTGACGTTGGCGATGCGCGCTGCGACGGGCTTCGTGTTCCCGCGCAACTACGGCGACAGCATCGAGTCCAACGCCAAGAATCGACGCCCACCACCGGGCGTGAGTCGTGATGCCTGGGCGCGCGACGTTCAAATCGCTTTTTTCCGCGCACTGTTCTCCGGAGGACCCAGCTCGAACCGCGGCTATGGCCTTCACGGAGTCGGGCCCCATGGCGTGATTCCGTTCTTTCGCCCGGATCTGGCGGCGCAGCAGCTGACCACTAGCTGCGATCCCCAATCGCCGGACTACGACAGCGCGCGCTGCGCCCTGCCCCTCGGTGGTCTCACCCGCTGGGAGGCGTCCATCGGGCTCCGCTACGACATCAGCGATCCGCTCTCCGGCGCCGTCTTCTGCGACAGCAGCGACGTGGCGCCCACCGAGCTGACGTTCCGCTTCGATCGACCGCATTTGTCGTGCGGCGTGGGCGCGCGCTACGGCACGCCGGTAGGTCCGGTGCGCCTCGACCTCGGGTATCGCGTTCCCGGGCTGCAGACTCTGGGGGACGACAGCGGCGAGGGCGTCCCGCCCACCCTGTTCGGTGCTCCCATCGCGGTGCATATCGCCATCGGGGAGGCGTTCTGA